Proteins encoded in a region of the Rutidosis leptorrhynchoides isolate AG116_Rl617_1_P2 chromosome 9, CSIRO_AGI_Rlap_v1, whole genome shotgun sequence genome:
- the LOC139868781 gene encoding uncharacterized protein, whose protein sequence is MKTAQDRYKSYADKKRRPVEFSIGDRVMLKLTEELRSIHNTFHVSNLRKCIIDESTVVPLEEVQVNEKLRYDEEPIKIIDSKVKKLRSKEIPMVKVEWRFHRGPQATWEPEREMREKYPELFAT, encoded by the exons ATGAAAACTGCACAAGACAGATACAAAAGTTATGCTGATAAAAAAAGGAGACCAGTAGAGTTTTCCATTGGAGATCGAGTAATGCTAAAG TTGACAGAGGAACTAAGAAGTatacataacacatttcatgtgtcaaATTTAAGAAAGTGTATAATTGATGAGTCAACAGTTGTACCACTTGAAGAGGTTCAAGTAAATGAAAAGCTAAGATACGATGAGGAGCCAATTAAGATAATAGATAGCAAAGTTAAGAAGCTGAGAAgcaaagagataccgatggtaaaAGTTGAGTGGCGATTCCATCGAGGTCCTCAAGCAACTTGGGAACCGGAAAGGGAAATGAGAGAAAAGTATCCCGAGCTTTTCGCCACCTAa